ATCTAACTTAATGATATCGATAGGAATAGTACGCAAATAACTGATATTGCTGTAGCCCGCGCCAAAGTCGTCGAGCAGGATTTTAAAGCCGCGCATTTTTAACATATCCAGCTCTTCGAGGGCGATGGAGTTTTCCAGCACTTTCTCCGTCTCCAGACATTCAACCCGCAAATCGGCAGTGGTCAGCCCGGCCTGAAGAACTTTCTCTTCCAGCGCATTTGCAAACCCGGCGTTGGACAAATCGCTGGCGGCTAAATTAACCGAAATCGGGATGGTGATGTGGTTTTTGCGCCACGCCACCAGTTGTTTGATGGCAGTGGTCACCACCCATTGGGTGATATCGGACATCAGGCTGGTACGCTCCGCCAGCGAGATAATCACCGTCGGCGGAATATTCCCCAACTGCGGATGCTTCCAGCGGAGCAGGGCTTCAACCCCTTCGGTACGCCCGCTATGCAGGTTGATTTTCGGCTGATACACCAGATAAAGCTGGTTATCTGTTTTGATGGCTTCGCCCAGATCGTAGAGGATTTTGAAATCGCGATTGCGCTTTTGATCCATGGCGGAATCGAAGGCAAGCAGGGGGATATTTTGTCGTATCGCTTCGTGCAGGGCGCTGATCGCCTGGCGAAAGATTTCTCTGACCGCCGTCTGGCCCGCCACAAAATGAATAAACCCGGCGTGAATGTTCAACGAAATCTCAATATCACCAGTAATTTTCGCGCTGGTGGGCGGCAGATTTGCCGCTTTACGCAAAACGGCTTCTGATTCATCGGTTTTCACTAACAGGGCATAACGACCGGTGGCAAAAGCATAGAGAGGCGATTGATCGCGCAAACCGAGCCGCACTTGTAATAAAGTCGCGAAGCTTTTCAGCATATTTTCGACGGCGCTCAACCCAAGATAGCGCGACAATTCATACGCTCTCGGCATATCAATGCAGTCGAAAATGATCAGCGTGTACTCACCGGACGGTTCATCCGCCGCAATGCGTTCGATCGCCCTGAGCAAGTTTTGCCGGTTCGGCAGAGCGGTTAAAGCATCAATCTGGCCGACCGAGTTCCAGCATTCAAGCCAGGAAGAAGCCAGCGCGGCAATGCTCAGGAAATCCGCAATCTGTTGTGTCGAAGGGGTAAGCGGCGTTCGGTTGCTGACGCAGAGCGTACCGAGCATGTCGCCCTCTTTATCTCTGAGCGGAGCGGCGGCATAAAAAATCACCGCACCATCTTTCACCAGCGGATGGTGGGCAAACCGGGGATCGTTTCGCGTGTCGCTGCAAATCACCGGCGCAGACTGCGCGAAGACGTGTTTACACATTGTCTCCTCAAGCGGCGTGATTCCCGCAACTTCCGGGAGATTGGCAGCATATTTGACGTACTGGAACACATCATCAATTACCGTGACAAAACAGCCTTCGACGCCCATAAGCTGGCTGGCAAATGCCGCAAATTCCCCTAGTGCGCTGTCACGTTCTTTATCTTCGTGCTTCAACAACTCCAGCGCTGCAAGCCGTCTGGCTTCTTTTTTGTTGAGTCCGCTGAACATTCTGCTCTCCCGGTGGCTGGCTGTTTCTGTCATGCTGAAGACACAGCCGACGACTACAATCATAACCGGAAACTGCCTGTGCGACAGCGTTCTGGCGCAACAGAAGCGGCTGAACTCAAGGGGAGGGTATATGATGCGGCTGGCGTCTTACAATGTGGAAAACTTATTCGATCGCGCGAAGGCCATGAATCTGGCCGACTGGGACGAAGGCAAACCGATTCTGGAAAAGTTTGCCGCCCTGAATGCGTTACTCGGCGAATTAACCTATACCGCCGAAATGAAACAAAAAATGGTGGTTTTGCTTAACGAGCTGGGGCTGAAAAAGTCTGATACTGGACCGTTTGTGATCCTGCGCCGTAACCGTGGCAAACTGCTGACGCGGCCGACAGATGGCTCGGAGATCCGTATTATCGCCGAAGGGCGGGCCGACTGGGTTGGATCGCTGGAGCTGCGCGCCGCGCCGGTGGATGAAACGGCCATGCTGTTGACCGCGCAGGTGATGATTGATCTGCAGGCCGATATTCTGGCTGTCGTCGAAGCGGAAAGCCGACCCGCGTTGCTGGCGTTTAACCGCGAAATCATTCCTGCCCGTAATGGCAAGCCGTTTGAGCATGTGATGGTGATTGATGGTAACGACGAACGCGGGATCGATGTCGGTTTGATGACCGTCAGCGCATTCCCGATTGCGACCATCCGTAGCCATGTTGATGATAAAGATGCTGATGGCGCGCTGATTTTCTCCCGTGATTGCCCGGAGTTTGCTATCCCGTTAAAGGATGGCAGAACGTTGCATGTGTTAGTGAATCACCTGAAAAGTAAAGGCTTTGGATCGCAAAGCAGCTCGGACGCCCGCCGCCGTGAACAGGCCGAACGGGTGAAAGCAATTTACCAGCAACGCATCAAAGCGGGAGAAACGCTGATTGCCATTGTCGGGGATTTTAACGATACGCCCGACAGCCAGCCGCTTGCGCCACTGCTGAAAGATACCGATCTACGAGATATTTTCACCCACGCAAAATTTGATAATGGCGGCTATCCGGGTACCTGGGGAAGCTGTACCGCCAATAACAAAATCGACTATATCCTGTTGTCGCCGGCGTTATGGGAAACAGTAAAGCAGGGCGGCGTATACCGTAAAGGGATGTGGCCCGGCGTGCGTCCGGCGAAGTGGGAAACTTACGCCGAACTGAAAAAACCGGTCAATGCCGGTTCGGATCATGCCGCTGTGTGGGTTGAACTGGATCTGTAAGGCGCAGGAGGCGTCGAAGCGGATATTTTGAATCCGGTATTGCCGCTGCGGAATAATAATCGCAGCGGCTTTATTTTATCGTTTTGAAAGGGATATGTTCTGACGCTGAATATTCAATTGCTTGCGCCAGACCCGGTTGTGCAAATATAACGCATTGGTGCGGCAAAACATGGCGCTATTAAGACATTTAACGCTACAACCAATGAAAATTAGCCCCAACAATGAGCTGATAACAAACCACAGTTGACGTTCAGCGCCAAACAATGCCGGAACAAAGGCTGTCAGAAAGAATATCATGGCGACCAGCGACGTCACAAAAAGCGTGCACAGATAAACCTTCATCGCCGATAAAAAACCCCGAGAAATTAATACCATAGCGATAATAATGATGGCGCTATAGAGCAGTGATACAGGGATCACTGCGGCCATTACGGCATAATGCGGCAACGACAGCCAGCTAAAAATCGCCAGCCAGATAAAGGGTTGGGGAAGGGCGAAGCTAAACACCGCGAGGATCATGCTGGCAATCAACGGCAGGCCCATCATATGCCAGCCCGCAGGAATCCCCAGCCGATCCTTTAAACGATCCTTTAATTTTTCCAGCCGTTCCGGATCGTTCGTTTTTATTTTCTCTGCTACCACAGCACTTAACGTAAGGCTTCTTTTTATATATTTCATCATCTACCAATTACTTCCTGTAAAGGAAAATGACTGTATCAGACCAATAATGTACTGCCCAGAGGTTTTCATATTGCCAGGGTTGCGGATCGTTCCGGTTAACGCGCTACCGGCAAAGGCTGAGGTATTAACCAGTGCCGCCGTCAGCTCACGCTGCAACGCAGTTTGTAATGCTTCTGAAGGATAACGTTTCGGGTAAAATCCTGCTTTCATCGCTGCTTTTACGCCGGTGTTGGATATTCCCGGGTTTTGCGCGCGAATAATTTCCTCGGTAATGCGTTTACGTTCGGCGCGGCTTAAATTCTTCAGCCAGTTTGTTACTCTGGAAGACGTTGCGCCTTTCATCAGCTTGTAGGTTTCCAGGGTACTTTTTAATCCGGCCCCGGCGCCAGCCAGTGAGAGAATATCCAGCGCGGTGCTGGTCGTGACATACCAAGATTCGCTGTCAAGCCAGGTTACCACGTCGTCATTATTGGTGGCGATCAGTGAGATGCGCCCCAGCCCGATAGCGCATTGCGCCACGGTGGCTACCGTTCCGGCAGTAATGATCGCCGCCACCACGCCTGAAGCCCCGGCAGTCAGCGGTACGGCTGCGCCAGCGCCCAGCGCGAGAACGCCGGTGACGACTGCGGCTCCGCAAGAAATGGCCGTCGACGTAATTTCATTCGCCAGTGAAGGTGCCTGAATCGTCGTATTGATGGCTTGAGCTGCGCTGTAGGTGGATTGAGAATTTACTTTTGTAACAATAACATGGCTAACAGTACTTTGATTCGGCGTGGCGATCCGCCGCGAAGGACGCACCAGCCATTGACGCGGCCCATCCGAATAAATGATGCCGACCTGGTGAAAACTGCGGGTACAGTCGAGTTGATTGCCCAGTGACGTAAAGTCAAAGTCATCACCGGGGGCCAGGCCCAGGCTGCGTGCAAGACCGTAATCGGGAAGGTTGTTACCAGAGAGTTGGCCGGGGAAGGTCATCGAGTCGCTCCATCGTTAATGTTCTTATGTATTTGAGATGTTAAGAATAAATGGCATAACGCGGTAAACAATTAAGAATAATCTGAATGAATTATATACAGCCGATAAATGGATGAAGCTTACAGATCGGGTGCCGGGGCGAAAACGCGCAGTTCGGCATTTATCGGTGGAAATGGAAAAGGTGAACTATGACAGAGGATTTACAGTCGCTAATTGTCCAATACGAACGGCAGCTCCATCAGGCAGAAATTCGTAGCCAGCAGATTGCCATTGAGAAATTACTGCACAGACATTTTTTCGAGATTGGTCGTTCGGGGAAACGATACGGCAGACAACAAGTTATCGATTCATTATTGGCAGAAACCGACCGACAGCAAATCGCGTCGGAGGAATTCGCATTAACGCAGATCGAAAGCGGAGCGCTGCTACTGACATACCGGACGTTCAGGCAAAGTCCGTCGGGAGAGAAAATGCACCGCACATTGCGCACATCGTTATGGGTCAGAAATGAAGATGACCGCTGGCAAATGATTTTTCATCAGGGAACGCCTGAAGCGGATTGAGCGGTCTGCGGCGGGTCTGAAAAGCCGTAAACCAAGGATAAAACAAGCAACACAATCACAGGTGCGAAATGCTGGATTCTTCCTGATTACATGTTAGTACGCATAATGTATATTATGTTAAATGGCATGTATGGGTTAGTAACTTCATAAACCCAGGCTACACTCCATCAAATACTCCCGGCCCCATTCACGCAGGCGTGCCAGCGTCAGTTCTTTTTGCCAGCACGTCCTGCAACATCGCCTTCTCGGGGCTCAGATCGGCCCCCCGTTTCTTCAGCCGCAGATTTTCCTCTTTCAGCTGGCGCATGTGCTTCAGCTCAGAGGGCGAAATGCTGCCGATAGAACGTGGATATTTTTATTACAACGCCAGTTTCAGTATTTCCTCTACTTTCTCTGTCGTAATATTCGCATGTTCACCCAGGGCAACATGGCCGTGCTCTTTCAGTTTATTGGTTACCGCCGGAATAATATCATCCCCCAGACCATAATCAGATAAACGGGTTTTAACCCCCATGGTTTCGAAAAATGCGACCGTTGCGTCGATAGCCTGAAGAGCCATCGTTTCAATATCAGATGCCGGGATATCCCAGACACGTTCACCATACTGGGCAAGTTTCTGTTTCTTGTCAGCCAGCGCGTATTTCCAGATAGCCGGGATCATTACCGCCAGCGTGCGGGCATGATCAAGGCCGTACAGACCTGTAATTTCCTGTCCGATCAAATGTGATGCCCAGTCTGCGGGGGTCCCCGTACTGAGCAGGCCATTCAGCGCCATCGTTGCGGCCCACATAATGTTCGCCCTGGCATCATAATCCTCAGGATCTGTCAGGACTTTTGGGCCCTCTTCTTTCAGGGTGTTCAGCAGACCTTCTGCCAGGCGATCCTGTACTTTGGCATTCACCGGATAAGTCACATATTGCTCAAGTACATGCACGAATGCATCAACCACACCATTAGCCGTCTGATTTGGGGGTAAAGTAAATGTCAGTTCAGGCTCCAGAACCGAGAACTGTGGCATAACGTACGGGGATGCAAAAAACAGCTTATCTTTTGTTTCTGCTTTAGTAACAACTGCGACATTATTCATTTCTGAGCCTGTTGCGGCAATGGTCAGTA
Above is a genomic segment from Kosakonia radicincitans DSM 16656 containing:
- a CDS encoding iron-containing alcohol dehydrogenase; translation: MQNFIFHNPAKIIFGHDQISSIGNEIPGDKTVMIVYGGGSVNRNGTLKKVRDSLKNYRVYEFGGVQANPHYETLMEAVALVKDKGVNFLLAVGGGSVIDGTKFVAAAACYDGDAWDIVKSYGSVVKRALPVGCVLTIAATGSEMNNVAVVTKAETKDKLFFASPYVMPQFSVLEPELTFTLPPNQTANGVVDAFVHVLEQYVTYPVNAKVQDRLAEGLLNTLKEEGPKVLTDPEDYDARANIMWAATMALNGLLSTGTPADWASHLIGQEITGLYGLDHARTLAVMIPAIWKYALADKKQKLAQYGERVWDIPASDIETMALQAIDATVAFFETMGVKTRLSDYGLGDDIIPAVTNKLKEHGHVALGEHANITTEKVEEILKLAL
- a CDS encoding endonuclease/exonuclease/phosphatase family protein; translation: MRLASYNVENLFDRAKAMNLADWDEGKPILEKFAALNALLGELTYTAEMKQKMVVLLNELGLKKSDTGPFVILRRNRGKLLTRPTDGSEIRIIAEGRADWVGSLELRAAPVDETAMLLTAQVMIDLQADILAVVEAESRPALLAFNREIIPARNGKPFEHVMVIDGNDERGIDVGLMTVSAFPIATIRSHVDDKDADGALIFSRDCPEFAIPLKDGRTLHVLVNHLKSKGFGSQSSSDARRREQAERVKAIYQQRIKAGETLIAIVGDFNDTPDSQPLAPLLKDTDLRDIFTHAKFDNGGYPGTWGSCTANNKIDYILLSPALWETVKQGGVYRKGMWPGVRPAKWETYAELKKPVNAGSDHAAVWVELDL
- a CDS encoding EAL domain-containing protein, producing the protein MFSGLNKKEARRLAALELLKHEDKERDSALGEFAAFASQLMGVEGCFVTVIDDVFQYVKYAANLPEVAGITPLEETMCKHVFAQSAPVICSDTRNDPRFAHHPLVKDGAVIFYAAAPLRDKEGDMLGTLCVSNRTPLTPSTQQIADFLSIAALASSWLECWNSVGQIDALTALPNRQNLLRAIERIAADEPSGEYTLIIFDCIDMPRAYELSRYLGLSAVENMLKSFATLLQVRLGLRDQSPLYAFATGRYALLVKTDESEAVLRKAANLPPTSAKITGDIEISLNIHAGFIHFVAGQTAVREIFRQAISALHEAIRQNIPLLAFDSAMDQKRNRDFKILYDLGEAIKTDNQLYLVYQPKINLHSGRTEGVEALLRWKHPQLGNIPPTVIISLAERTSLMSDITQWVVTTAIKQLVAWRKNHITIPISVNLAASDLSNAGFANALEEKVLQAGLTTADLRVECLETEKVLENSIALEELDMLKMRGFKILLDDFGAGYSNISYLRTIPIDIIKLDRSLICKVTSDRGSQIIARNIIQMLKELDYIVLAEGIEDAETAQLLKDFGCDEAQGYFFSKPLLPEQIPAWLAQNDG
- a CDS encoding DUF4440 domain-containing protein; protein product: MTEDLQSLIVQYERQLHQAEIRSQQIAIEKLLHRHFFEIGRSGKRYGRQQVIDSLLAETDRQQIASEEFALTQIESGALLLTYRTFRQSPSGEKMHRTLRTSLWVRNEDDRWQMIFHQGTPEAD